In Notolabrus celidotus isolate fNotCel1 chromosome 10, fNotCel1.pri, whole genome shotgun sequence, one DNA window encodes the following:
- the LOC117819904 gene encoding protein mono-ADP-ribosyltransferase PARP14-like isoform X1 yields MADAYSYALLVELGENKVPRLKTKLVKYFQSKKSNGGDCEVDYEHGSKTAMLRFRQEEDQQNVLAKEGHQIRLDKGVLNMTVHLLPDTITEQEAPSDEVAKKRFRPCPSNSLSTPLFQSFKMAATTPCFGSSHPRKADVAEKKQPDTEEAKPAPELQAEVKGKDDETQDEELCSGLAIIENIPNEMNQEYLEMLVENVFRDYDFPSNSESFVIQVIPSISSAVVTFQRGKENSYFVTSCPHNKNFIKKGLTARPLEVTKQALVDDVKTVSEEILNMYFENEGGDVENVEFKEEEQSAIITFKDPKAAQKILKKKTHHISRKEIKVYPFYKSLGIALYGTDTPSIKLPAAISEPIDEALWRYLSDNQSEVETIRNQLKDHFCELSLNQSTISLSPVPSLLQEKDAKDAIKEWSDTVKSAIVQALLRFRSLRLQPEPTKWVESVTKIKQTLLNEDVAVVPDEACGVLTVVGLVADINRLEQTLNEVINTIIKRAQRETLSVTQKIKMAPSIFHILFQDGLQDKLLGVYPELKMSFKKETAELIVTGFNDEILTASRVICEATVALKRQHLDIDKFVLDFLKHEEPEKLTDALLTSNGMNAAFEIAATRVQLLAVSDRDLTEAEDHLRKLLVSKYIDVEDRNVLTKQEWKDLVSKSENTRNKPLRTIQICADGQKVVVSGYNDRVEQVSSELENFLTQNAEVEETVSVKPNEKVEYIQKVGTSWLGKVGDRVVLSYKKEAICVRGCRVHVTECKTLLKKYVSSLVFEHFKVSKPGMKTFFQEKEAMYLPSIWNETGCLAQLADETSDGQDDLRQYPKPVCQLQTPDGVQITVCKADLCSYPVDAVVNASNQNLTLNGGLAGALLVAAGPQLQHECDKVIKLKGQLKPGDSVITGAGGQLSCKKIIHAVGPVYDSANPPKVLAQLKKTVKASLELAEKNGCISVALPAISKNQGFPLNTCADTIIKAVKEYCDEKCDNNTLKKIHLVNSDDSAVGAMELAVKKEFGSSGVIQSPKTPIIKPPVPLKPSGADPYCFGKVQTKEGLHITLMKGNIENATTEVVVNTVSTDLDLRRGAVSNAIFRMAGQNLQQLVQAKNKTADVGEVIVTAGCNLKSKLVFHAVAPHWDKGKGTCDKTLKDIFSDCLGIAEDSGLTSISLPAIGSGNLGFPKDLVASLLLKEIIEFSSKIKPKHLKKVVIILYPADTNTIQAFTGEFKKQFPGASGGAASGGAASAASGSAASGGAASAASGSAASAASGGAVPVAAVPTSSTQSSGPFSKVVSGSGIHETKMGSVVVQVVTGDITKETSDIIVNSSNDHFSLKTGVSKAILEAAGQAVETECNTLGAQPNTGMIMTQPGNIKCKKILHLVGKTDPVQINAVVKNALLLSAKTLYTSVSIPAIGTGQGNVNAKQVADAMLDAVIDVLRPNTPTTLKTIRIVIFQPHMLTDFFSSMQEREAKAAAPEPPKDKGWSWAEIGSKFKTFFSGEKPQKGDFVIEPLAVVPLCFNICSESQARVDSAKKWISDLISKEYTNDTFSDSAILNFSDEDHQQLVHIQKTVRVSIRIESKNGQASIIIEGPSKNVLKASNMINKMVRNTRDEEDMKNKVTMAESVAEWQYQQPGLQFQSFDPKNNFKLEEALTRKLQSVKVTVQGQEYTVKMPSGPGTNSQGCTVEIKRIDKLKDEDFPDFWDPIPANQTCLAVTIQPGTTEHTKILNMFQASCKLNVIQIQRIQNIVLWKGLQIKKLDMERRNGHQNNEKQLFHGTSEDTVGHINEFGFNRSFAGKNAACYGNGTYFAVNASYSASNTYSKPNQNQEKLMYLCRVLTGDFALGQQNMIQPPSKGSASVQKYDSVVDNMGKPNMYVVFHDSHAYPEYLIKFK; encoded by the exons ATGGCTGACGCGTATTCATATGCTCTGCTCGTCGAACTCGGAGAAAACAAAGTACCAAGACTTAAAACCAAGTTAGTGAAGTACTTCCAGAGTAAGAAGTCTAACGGGGGAGACTGTGAGGTGGACTATGAACATGGCAGCAAGACTGCGATGCTGCGCTTCCGCCAAGAGGAGG ACCAGCAAAATGTCCTGGCGAAGGAGGGTCACCAGATACGTCTGGACAAGGGCGTGTTGAATATGACAGTTCACCTACTTCCAGATACAATAACAGAGCAG GAAGCTCCTTCTGATGAAGTCGCCAAGAAAC GTTttcgcccctgcccctcaaacagcctgagcaCGCCACTGTTCCAGTCCTTTAAGATGGCAGCTACAACACCATGCTTTGGGTCATCTCATCCAAGAAAGG CAGATGTTGCTGAAAAGAAACAACCTGACACTGAAGAAGCCAAACCTGCACCCGAACTTCAGGCTGAGGTCAAAGGCAAAGATGATGAGACCCAAGATGAAGAGCTCTGCTCCGGGCTGGCTATTATAGAAAATATACCAAATGAAATGAACCAGGAGTATTTGGAGATGCTGGTTGAAAACGTTTTCAGAGATTATGACTTTCCATCCAACTCAGAAAGCTTCGTCATACAAGTCATTCCTAGCATCTCCTCTGCCGTGGTGACTTTCCAGAGAGGAAAAG AAAACAGTTACTTTGTGACAAGTTGCCCTCATAACAAAAACTTCATAAAGAAGGGACTTACAGCTCGGCCTCTTGAAGTCACAAAGCAGGCCTTAGTGGACGACGTGAAAACTGTCAGTGAAGAGATCCTCAATATGTACTTTGAGAATGAAGGAGGGGATGTTGAAAATGTGGAGTTTAAAGAAGAGGAACAGTCTGCCATCATTACGTTCAAAGACCCAAAAG CTGCTCAGAAAATCTTGAAGAAGAAGACGCATCATATCAGTCGGAAAGAGATCAAAGTTTATCCTTTTTACAAGTCACTGGGAATAGCCCTCTATGGCACAGACACACCTTCAATCAAACTCCCTGCTGCTATCTCTGAACCCATTGACGAGGCTCTCTGGAGATACCTGAGTGACAATCAGTCAGAAGTAGAGACTATTCGAAATCAGCTGAAGGACCACTTCTGCGAGCTCAGTCTCAACCAATCCACTATAAGCCTGAGCCCTGTCCCTTCTCTACTGCAAGAAAAGGATGCCAAAGACGCCATCAAAGAGTGGAGTGACACTGTAAAGTCAGCCATTGTACAAGCTCTGTTACGATTCAGATCCCTGAGGCTTCAGCCTGAGCCAACGAAATGGGTAGAGTCTGTGACGAAGATCAAACAGACGCTACTGAACGAGGATGTAGCTGTCGTTCCTGATGAAGCCTGTGGTGTCTTAACAGTGGTTGGCCTCGTGGCTGACATCAACAGACTAGAGCAAACTCTGAATGAAGTCATCAACACGATCATCAAAAGGGCGCAGAGAGAGACATTAAGTGTAACCCAAAAGATCAAAATGGCCCCGTCCATATTCCACATCCTGTTTCAAGATGGTCTTCAGGACAAACTGCTTGGTGTGTACCCAGAACTGAAAATGTCATTCAAGAAAGAGACCGCAGAGTTAATTGTAACTGGCTTCAATGATGAGATTTTGACTGCAAGTAGAGTTATATGTGAAGCAACAGTTGCATTAAAACGACAACATTTAGACATAGATAAATTTGTCCTTGACTTTTTGAAGCATGAAGAACCTGAGAAACTTACAGATGCTCTCCTCACATCCAACGGGATGAATGCAGCATTTGAGATCGCCGCAACAAGGGTTCAGTTGTTAGCTGTTTCTGACAGAGATCTAACTGAGGCTGAGGATCATCTGAGAAAGCTGCTAGTGTCTAAATACATCGATGTTGAGGACAGGAATGTCCTGACGAAGCAAGAGTGGAAGGACCTGGTCAGTAAATCGGAGAATACAAGGAACAAGCCGCTGAGAACAATTCAAATCTGTGCTGATGGTCAAAAAGTTGTGGTGTCTGGCTACAATGACAGAGTCGAACAAGTTAGCAGTGAACTTGAAAACTTCCTAACGCAGAATGCAGAAGTTGAGGAAACTGTTAGTGTCAAGCCCAATGAAAAAGTTGAGTACATTCAAAAAGTTGGGACATCTTGGCTGGGCAAAGTGGGCGACAGAGTGGTGCTCAGCTACAAAAAGGAGGCCATCTGTGTGAGGGGTTGCAGAGTCCATGTCACAGAATGCAAGACCTTGCTTAAAAAATATGTGTCTTCCTTGGTCTTTGAACATTTCAAAGTCTCCAAGCCTGGAATGAAAACCTTCtttcaggaaaaagaagctaTGTATCTGCCCTCCATCTGGAATGAAACCGGCTGCCTTGCCCAACTAGCTGATGAGACCAGTGATGGACAGGATGACCTCAGACAATATCCAAAGCCTGTGTGTCAGCTTCAGACACCTGATGGAGTGCAGATAACTGTTTGCAAGGCAGATTTATGCAGCTACCCAGTGGATGCAGTAGTTAATGCTTCTAACCAGAATTTGACACTCAATGGAGGTCTTGCGGGAGCACTTCTCGTGGCTGCTGGCCCTCAGTTGCAGCATGAATGTGACAAAGTGATCAAATTAAAAGGACAACTCAAACCAGGGGATAGCGTCATAACAGGAGCAGGTGGGCAGCTGTCCTGCAAAAAAATAATCCATGCAGTGGGACCCGTGTATGACTCAGCCAACCCCCCAAAGGTCCTGGCACAGttgaaaaaaactgtcaaagCAAGCTTAGAGCTTGCAGAAAAGAACGGCTGCATCTCTGTGGCTCTGCCTGCCATCAGCAAAAACCAAGGCTTTCCTCTCAACACATGTGCGGACACTATCATCAAAGCAGTGAAAGAATACTGTGATGAAAAATGTGACAACAACACCCTGAAGAAAATCCATTTGGTCAACAGTGATGACAGTGCGGTTGGAGCTATGGAGTTAGCTGTCAAAAAGGAGTTTGGAAGCAGTGGTGTCATTCAGTCTCCAAAAACTCCCATTATCAAACCACCTGTGCCACTGAAACCTTCTGGAGCGGACCCATATTGCTTTGGCAAAGTGCAGACCAAAGAGGGATTGCACATCACACTTATGAAAGGAAATATTGAGAATGCCACG aCGGAGGTGGTTGTGAATACTGTGTCCACAGACCTTGATCTAAGAAGGGGTGCAGTTTCAAATGCAATCTTCAGAATGGCTGGGCAAAATCTTCAGCAGCTGGTACAGGCAAAAAATAAGACTGCAGATGTCGGTGAGGTCATTGTTACAGCAGGCTGCAACCTGAAGAGTAAACTCGTCTTTCATGCTGTTGCACCACATTGGGACAAAGGCAAAGGCACATGTGACAAG ACCttgaaggacattttcagtgactgCTTGGGCATAGCAGAGGACAGCGGTCTTACCTCCATATCCCTTCCTGCTATCGGCTCTGGGAACCTTGGCTTCCCAAAAGACCTCGTAGCGTCACTGTTGTTGAAAGAAATCATAGAGTTCAGCAGTAAGATAAAACCTAAGCACCTGAAGAAGGTCGTGATCATCCTTTAcccagcagacacaaacactatCCAG GCTTTTACCGGTGAATTCAAGAAGCAGTTCCCAGGTGCTTCAGGTGGTGCAGCCTCAGGTGGTGCAGCCTCAGCAGCCTCAGGTAGTGCAGCCTCAGGTGGTGCAGCCTCAGCAGCCTCAGGTAGTGCAGCCTCAGCAGCCTCAGGTGGTGCAGTCCCTGTTGCTGCAGTGCCAACAAGTTCCACACAAAGTTCAG GTCCCTTCTCCAAAGTTGTCTCAGGTTCAGGAATACATGAGACCAAAATGGGGAGTGTGGTTGTGCAGGTGGTAACAGGAGACATAACAAAGGAGACCAGTGATATTATTGTCAACTCCAGCAACGACCATTTCTCCCTGAAAACAG GAGTATCAAAGGCTATCCTGGAAGCAGCTGGGCAGGCTGTTGAAACAGAATGCAACACTCTTG GTGCCCAGCCCAACACAGGCATGATAATGACTCAGCCTGGCAACATCAAGTGCAAGAAGATCCTCCATTTAGTCGGGAAGACTGACCCAGTTCAAATCAACGCGGTTGTGAAAAATGCACTTCTACTGAGTGCAAAAACCTTGTACACTTCTGTCTCAATTCCTGCAATTGGCACAG GTCAAGGCAATGTAAATGCAAAGCAGGTTGCAGATGCCATGTTGGACGCAGTGATTGATGTGTTGAGACCTAACACTCCCACCACTTTGAAGACAATCAGAATAGTTATCTTTCAGCCGCACATGTTAACAGACTTCTTCAGCAGTATGCAAGAAAGAGAAGCAAAAGCAGCTGCACCTGAACCCCCTAAAGACAAAGGATGGTCCTGGGCAGAGATCGGCTCCAAATTCAAGA CATTCTTTAGTGGTGAAAAGCCACAGAAAGGGGATTTTGTTATTGAGCCTCTGGCAGTGGTTCCCCTATGCTTCAACATCTGCAGTGAATCACAGGCTCGTGTAGACTCAGCCAAGAAGTGGATCAGCGACCTGATCTCCAAAGAGTACACCAACGACACCTTTTCAGACAGCGCCATCCTTAACTTCTCTGACGAAGACCATCAACAGCTTGTTCACATCCAGAAGACTGTTAGGGTGAGCATAAGGATTGAAAGCAAGAATGGCCAGGCCTCCATCATCATCGAGGGGCCCAGCAAGAACGTGCTCAAAGCCAGCAACATGATCAATAAGATGGTGAGGAACACCAGAGACGAGGAAGACATGAAGAACAAAGTGACAATGGCCGAATCAGTGGCAGAATGGCAGTACCAGCAGCCAGGGCTTCAGTTTCAGAGTTTTGATCCAAAGAACAACTTCAAGCTGGAGGAGGCGTTGACCAGGAAGCTACAAAGTGTAAAAGTGACTGTGCAGGGTCAAGAATACACCGTCAAAATGCCAAGTGGACCTGGAACTAATAGTCAAGGATGCACCGTAGAGATAAAGCGGATTGACAAACTAAAAG ATGAAGACTTCCCTGATTTCTGGGACCCCATTCCAGCCAACCAAACATGCCTGGCTGTCACCATCCAGCCGGGGACCACGGAGCACACTAAAATCCTCAATATGTTCCAAGCATCATGCAAGCTTAATGTTATTCAG ATCCAGAGGATCCAAAACATTGTGCTGTGGAAGGGCCTGCAGATAAAGAAGCTTGACATGGAGCGGAGGAATGGCCATCAGAACAACGAGAAACAACTTTTCCACGGCACCAGCGAAGACACTGTGGGCCACATCAATGAGTTCGGCTTTAACCGGAGTTTCGCAGGAAAGAACG cGGCCTGTTATGGGAATGGCACATACTTTGCAGTGAATGCCAGTTACTCTGCCAGCAACACTTACTCCaagccaaaccagaaccaggagAAGTTAATGTACCTCTGCCGAGTGCTCACTGGCGATTTCGCCCTTGGCCAGCAAAACATGATCCAACCTCCGTCGAAGggttctgcttctgttcagAAGTATGACAGTGTTGTGGACAACATGGGAAAGCCCAACATGTATGTCGTCTTCCATGACAGCCATGCCTATCCTGAATATCTAATTAAATTCAAGTAA
- the LOC117819904 gene encoding protein mono-ADP-ribosyltransferase PARP14-like isoform X4, whose translation MADAYSYALLVELGENKVPRLKTKLVKYFQSKKSNGGDCEVDYEHGSKTAMLRFRQEEDQQNVLAKEGHQIRLDKGVLNMTVHLLPDTITEQEAPSDEVAKKHVAEKKQPDTEEAKPAPELQAEVKGKDDETQDEELCSGLAIIENIPNEMNQEYLEMLVENVFRDYDFPSNSESFVIQVIPSISSAVVTFQRGKENSYFVTSCPHNKNFIKKGLTARPLEVTKQALVDDVKTVSEEILNMYFENEGGDVENVEFKEEEQSAIITFKDPKAAQKILKKKTHHISRKEIKVYPFYKSLGIALYGTDTPSIKLPAAISEPIDEALWRYLSDNQSEVETIRNQLKDHFCELSLNQSTISLSPVPSLLQEKDAKDAIKEWSDTVKSAIVQALLRFRSLRLQPEPTKWVESVTKIKQTLLNEDVAVVPDEACGVLTVVGLVADINRLEQTLNEVINTIIKRAQRETLSVTQKIKMAPSIFHILFQDGLQDKLLGVYPELKMSFKKETAELIVTGFNDEILTASRVICEATVALKRQHLDIDKFVLDFLKHEEPEKLTDALLTSNGMNAAFEIAATRVQLLAVSDRDLTEAEDHLRKLLVSKYIDVEDRNVLTKQEWKDLVSKSENTRNKPLRTIQICADGQKVVVSGYNDRVEQVSSELENFLTQNAEVEETVSVKPNEKVEYIQKVGTSWLGKVGDRVVLSYKKEAICVRGCRVHVTECKTLLKKYVSSLVFEHFKVSKPGMKTFFQEKEAMYLPSIWNETGCLAQLADETSDGQDDLRQYPKPVCQLQTPDGVQITVCKADLCSYPVDAVVNASNQNLTLNGGLAGALLVAAGPQLQHECDKVIKLKGQLKPGDSVITGAGGQLSCKKIIHAVGPVYDSANPPKVLAQLKKTVKASLELAEKNGCISVALPAISKNQGFPLNTCADTIIKAVKEYCDEKCDNNTLKKIHLVNSDDSAVGAMELAVKKEFGSSGVIQSPKTPIIKPPVPLKPSGADPYCFGKVQTKEGLHITLMKGNIENATTEVVVNTVSTDLDLRRGAVSNAIFRMAGQNLQQLVQAKNKTADVGEVIVTAGCNLKSKLVFHAVAPHWDKGKGTCDKTLKDIFSDCLGIAEDSGLTSISLPAIGSGNLGFPKDLVASLLLKEIIEFSSKIKPKHLKKVVIILYPADTNTIQAFTGEFKKQFPGASGGAASGGAASAASGSAASGGAASAASGSAASAASGGAVPVAAVPTSSTQSSGPFSKVVSGSGIHETKMGSVVVQVVTGDITKETSDIIVNSSNDHFSLKTGVSKAILEAAGQAVETECNTLGAQPNTGMIMTQPGNIKCKKILHLVGKTDPVQINAVVKNALLLSAKTLYTSVSIPAIGTGQGNVNAKQVADAMLDAVIDVLRPNTPTTLKTIRIVIFQPHMLTDFFSSMQEREAKAAAPEPPKDKGWSWAEIGSKFKTFFSGEKPQKGDFVIEPLAVVPLCFNICSESQARVDSAKKWISDLISKEYTNDTFSDSAILNFSDEDHQQLVHIQKTVRVSIRIESKNGQASIIIEGPSKNVLKASNMINKMVRNTRDEEDMKNKVTMAESVAEWQYQQPGLQFQSFDPKNNFKLEEALTRKLQSVKVTVQGQEYTVKMPSGPGTNSQGCTVEIKRIDKLKDEDFPDFWDPIPANQTCLAVTIQPGTTEHTKILNMFQASCKLNVIQIQRIQNIVLWKGLQIKKLDMERRNGHQNNEKQLFHGTSEDTVGHINEFGFNRSFAGKNAACYGNGTYFAVNASYSASNTYSKPNQNQEKLMYLCRVLTGDFALGQQNMIQPPSKGSASVQKYDSVVDNMGKPNMYVVFHDSHAYPEYLIKFK comes from the exons ATGGCTGACGCGTATTCATATGCTCTGCTCGTCGAACTCGGAGAAAACAAAGTACCAAGACTTAAAACCAAGTTAGTGAAGTACTTCCAGAGTAAGAAGTCTAACGGGGGAGACTGTGAGGTGGACTATGAACATGGCAGCAAGACTGCGATGCTGCGCTTCCGCCAAGAGGAGG ACCAGCAAAATGTCCTGGCGAAGGAGGGTCACCAGATACGTCTGGACAAGGGCGTGTTGAATATGACAGTTCACCTACTTCCAGATACAATAACAGAGCAG GAAGCTCCTTCTGATGAAGTCGCCAAGAAAC ATGTTGCTGAAAAGAAACAACCTGACACTGAAGAAGCCAAACCTGCACCCGAACTTCAGGCTGAGGTCAAAGGCAAAGATGATGAGACCCAAGATGAAGAGCTCTGCTCCGGGCTGGCTATTATAGAAAATATACCAAATGAAATGAACCAGGAGTATTTGGAGATGCTGGTTGAAAACGTTTTCAGAGATTATGACTTTCCATCCAACTCAGAAAGCTTCGTCATACAAGTCATTCCTAGCATCTCCTCTGCCGTGGTGACTTTCCAGAGAGGAAAAG AAAACAGTTACTTTGTGACAAGTTGCCCTCATAACAAAAACTTCATAAAGAAGGGACTTACAGCTCGGCCTCTTGAAGTCACAAAGCAGGCCTTAGTGGACGACGTGAAAACTGTCAGTGAAGAGATCCTCAATATGTACTTTGAGAATGAAGGAGGGGATGTTGAAAATGTGGAGTTTAAAGAAGAGGAACAGTCTGCCATCATTACGTTCAAAGACCCAAAAG CTGCTCAGAAAATCTTGAAGAAGAAGACGCATCATATCAGTCGGAAAGAGATCAAAGTTTATCCTTTTTACAAGTCACTGGGAATAGCCCTCTATGGCACAGACACACCTTCAATCAAACTCCCTGCTGCTATCTCTGAACCCATTGACGAGGCTCTCTGGAGATACCTGAGTGACAATCAGTCAGAAGTAGAGACTATTCGAAATCAGCTGAAGGACCACTTCTGCGAGCTCAGTCTCAACCAATCCACTATAAGCCTGAGCCCTGTCCCTTCTCTACTGCAAGAAAAGGATGCCAAAGACGCCATCAAAGAGTGGAGTGACACTGTAAAGTCAGCCATTGTACAAGCTCTGTTACGATTCAGATCCCTGAGGCTTCAGCCTGAGCCAACGAAATGGGTAGAGTCTGTGACGAAGATCAAACAGACGCTACTGAACGAGGATGTAGCTGTCGTTCCTGATGAAGCCTGTGGTGTCTTAACAGTGGTTGGCCTCGTGGCTGACATCAACAGACTAGAGCAAACTCTGAATGAAGTCATCAACACGATCATCAAAAGGGCGCAGAGAGAGACATTAAGTGTAACCCAAAAGATCAAAATGGCCCCGTCCATATTCCACATCCTGTTTCAAGATGGTCTTCAGGACAAACTGCTTGGTGTGTACCCAGAACTGAAAATGTCATTCAAGAAAGAGACCGCAGAGTTAATTGTAACTGGCTTCAATGATGAGATTTTGACTGCAAGTAGAGTTATATGTGAAGCAACAGTTGCATTAAAACGACAACATTTAGACATAGATAAATTTGTCCTTGACTTTTTGAAGCATGAAGAACCTGAGAAACTTACAGATGCTCTCCTCACATCCAACGGGATGAATGCAGCATTTGAGATCGCCGCAACAAGGGTTCAGTTGTTAGCTGTTTCTGACAGAGATCTAACTGAGGCTGAGGATCATCTGAGAAAGCTGCTAGTGTCTAAATACATCGATGTTGAGGACAGGAATGTCCTGACGAAGCAAGAGTGGAAGGACCTGGTCAGTAAATCGGAGAATACAAGGAACAAGCCGCTGAGAACAATTCAAATCTGTGCTGATGGTCAAAAAGTTGTGGTGTCTGGCTACAATGACAGAGTCGAACAAGTTAGCAGTGAACTTGAAAACTTCCTAACGCAGAATGCAGAAGTTGAGGAAACTGTTAGTGTCAAGCCCAATGAAAAAGTTGAGTACATTCAAAAAGTTGGGACATCTTGGCTGGGCAAAGTGGGCGACAGAGTGGTGCTCAGCTACAAAAAGGAGGCCATCTGTGTGAGGGGTTGCAGAGTCCATGTCACAGAATGCAAGACCTTGCTTAAAAAATATGTGTCTTCCTTGGTCTTTGAACATTTCAAAGTCTCCAAGCCTGGAATGAAAACCTTCtttcaggaaaaagaagctaTGTATCTGCCCTCCATCTGGAATGAAACCGGCTGCCTTGCCCAACTAGCTGATGAGACCAGTGATGGACAGGATGACCTCAGACAATATCCAAAGCCTGTGTGTCAGCTTCAGACACCTGATGGAGTGCAGATAACTGTTTGCAAGGCAGATTTATGCAGCTACCCAGTGGATGCAGTAGTTAATGCTTCTAACCAGAATTTGACACTCAATGGAGGTCTTGCGGGAGCACTTCTCGTGGCTGCTGGCCCTCAGTTGCAGCATGAATGTGACAAAGTGATCAAATTAAAAGGACAACTCAAACCAGGGGATAGCGTCATAACAGGAGCAGGTGGGCAGCTGTCCTGCAAAAAAATAATCCATGCAGTGGGACCCGTGTATGACTCAGCCAACCCCCCAAAGGTCCTGGCACAGttgaaaaaaactgtcaaagCAAGCTTAGAGCTTGCAGAAAAGAACGGCTGCATCTCTGTGGCTCTGCCTGCCATCAGCAAAAACCAAGGCTTTCCTCTCAACACATGTGCGGACACTATCATCAAAGCAGTGAAAGAATACTGTGATGAAAAATGTGACAACAACACCCTGAAGAAAATCCATTTGGTCAACAGTGATGACAGTGCGGTTGGAGCTATGGAGTTAGCTGTCAAAAAGGAGTTTGGAAGCAGTGGTGTCATTCAGTCTCCAAAAACTCCCATTATCAAACCACCTGTGCCACTGAAACCTTCTGGAGCGGACCCATATTGCTTTGGCAAAGTGCAGACCAAAGAGGGATTGCACATCACACTTATGAAAGGAAATATTGAGAATGCCACG aCGGAGGTGGTTGTGAATACTGTGTCCACAGACCTTGATCTAAGAAGGGGTGCAGTTTCAAATGCAATCTTCAGAATGGCTGGGCAAAATCTTCAGCAGCTGGTACAGGCAAAAAATAAGACTGCAGATGTCGGTGAGGTCATTGTTACAGCAGGCTGCAACCTGAAGAGTAAACTCGTCTTTCATGCTGTTGCACCACATTGGGACAAAGGCAAAGGCACATGTGACAAG ACCttgaaggacattttcagtgactgCTTGGGCATAGCAGAGGACAGCGGTCTTACCTCCATATCCCTTCCTGCTATCGGCTCTGGGAACCTTGGCTTCCCAAAAGACCTCGTAGCGTCACTGTTGTTGAAAGAAATCATAGAGTTCAGCAGTAAGATAAAACCTAAGCACCTGAAGAAGGTCGTGATCATCCTTTAcccagcagacacaaacactatCCAG GCTTTTACCGGTGAATTCAAGAAGCAGTTCCCAGGTGCTTCAGGTGGTGCAGCCTCAGGTGGTGCAGCCTCAGCAGCCTCAGGTAGTGCAGCCTCAGGTGGTGCAGCCTCAGCAGCCTCAGGTAGTGCAGCCTCAGCAGCCTCAGGTGGTGCAGTCCCTGTTGCTGCAGTGCCAACAAGTTCCACACAAAGTTCAG GTCCCTTCTCCAAAGTTGTCTCAGGTTCAGGAATACATGAGACCAAAATGGGGAGTGTGGTTGTGCAGGTGGTAACAGGAGACATAACAAAGGAGACCAGTGATATTATTGTCAACTCCAGCAACGACCATTTCTCCCTGAAAACAG GAGTATCAAAGGCTATCCTGGAAGCAGCTGGGCAGGCTGTTGAAACAGAATGCAACACTCTTG GTGCCCAGCCCAACACAGGCATGATAATGACTCAGCCTGGCAACATCAAGTGCAAGAAGATCCTCCATTTAGTCGGGAAGACTGACCCAGTTCAAATCAACGCGGTTGTGAAAAATGCACTTCTACTGAGTGCAAAAACCTTGTACACTTCTGTCTCAATTCCTGCAATTGGCACAG GTCAAGGCAATGTAAATGCAAAGCAGGTTGCAGATGCCATGTTGGACGCAGTGATTGATGTGTTGAGACCTAACACTCCCACCACTTTGAAGACAATCAGAATAGTTATCTTTCAGCCGCACATGTTAACAGACTTCTTCAGCAGTATGCAAGAAAGAGAAGCAAAAGCAGCTGCACCTGAACCCCCTAAAGACAAAGGATGGTCCTGGGCAGAGATCGGCTCCAAATTCAAGA CATTCTTTAGTGGTGAAAAGCCACAGAAAGGGGATTTTGTTATTGAGCCTCTGGCAGTGGTTCCCCTATGCTTCAACATCTGCAGTGAATCACAGGCTCGTGTAGACTCAGCCAAGAAGTGGATCAGCGACCTGATCTCCAAAGAGTACACCAACGACACCTTTTCAGACAGCGCCATCCTTAACTTCTCTGACGAAGACCATCAACAGCTTGTTCACATCCAGAAGACTGTTAGGGTGAGCATAAGGATTGAAAGCAAGAATGGCCAGGCCTCCATCATCATCGAGGGGCCCAGCAAGAACGTGCTCAAAGCCAGCAACATGATCAATAAGATGGTGAGGAACACCAGAGACGAGGAAGACATGAAGAACAAAGTGACAATGGCCGAATCAGTGGCAGAATGGCAGTACCAGCAGCCAGGGCTTCAGTTTCAGAGTTTTGATCCAAAGAACAACTTCAAGCTGGAGGAGGCGTTGACCAGGAAGCTACAAAGTGTAAAAGTGACTGTGCAGGGTCAAGAATACACCGTCAAAATGCCAAGTGGACCTGGAACTAATAGTCAAGGATGCACCGTAGAGATAAAGCGGATTGACAAACTAAAAG ATGAAGACTTCCCTGATTTCTGGGACCCCATTCCAGCCAACCAAACATGCCTGGCTGTCACCATCCAGCCGGGGACCACGGAGCACACTAAAATCCTCAATATGTTCCAAGCATCATGCAAGCTTAATGTTATTCAG ATCCAGAGGATCCAAAACATTGTGCTGTGGAAGGGCCTGCAGATAAAGAAGCTTGACATGGAGCGGAGGAATGGCCATCAGAACAACGAGAAACAACTTTTCCACGGCACCAGCGAAGACACTGTGGGCCACATCAATGAGTTCGGCTTTAACCGGAGTTTCGCAGGAAAGAACG cGGCCTGTTATGGGAATGGCACATACTTTGCAGTGAATGCCAGTTACTCTGCCAGCAACACTTACTCCaagccaaaccagaaccaggagAAGTTAATGTACCTCTGCCGAGTGCTCACTGGCGATTTCGCCCTTGGCCAGCAAAACATGATCCAACCTCCGTCGAAGggttctgcttctgttcagAAGTATGACAGTGTTGTGGACAACATGGGAAAGCCCAACATGTATGTCGTCTTCCATGACAGCCATGCCTATCCTGAATATCTAATTAAATTCAAGTAA